A genomic stretch from Verrucomicrobiota bacterium includes:
- a CDS encoding DUF1080 domain-containing protein — MNTNPAVQTRTRYNVKEVESLNRLNGAKRFKTQSWPGGVLAAVLVVGACFVAAPPTLAQEAAALPKAFLDGAGPGWYALTQEHFVNVNCDPDTWTWTNGLIRCTGKPVGVIRTKKLHTNFELVAQWRHLRSGGNSGIFVWATPESIQTLAEGKGKGRLPTGVEVQVLDHGYKEQYEKTGNRKADWFTTNGDVFPTGSTKMEPFPPVSPNGQRSFPRKNLSKGVGEWNHYYVRAVNGEVRLWVNGEEVSGGTNIKPATGYLCLESEGAPIEFKEIHIRELP, encoded by the coding sequence ATGAACACGAATCCGGCTGTTCAAACACGAACTCGTTACAATGTTAAAGAGGTTGAATCGTTAAATCGGTTAAATGGGGCGAAGCGTTTCAAAACTCAAAGTTGGCCTGGAGGCGTGTTGGCCGCCGTTCTCGTCGTGGGCGCGTGTTTCGTGGCCGCGCCTCCCACCCTGGCGCAGGAAGCGGCCGCGCTTCCCAAAGCGTTCCTCGACGGCGCCGGGCCGGGTTGGTACGCGCTGACTCAGGAACATTTCGTCAACGTCAATTGCGACCCGGACACGTGGACGTGGACGAACGGACTCATCCGTTGCACGGGCAAACCGGTCGGGGTCATCCGCACCAAGAAACTCCACACCAACTTCGAGTTGGTCGCCCAGTGGCGACATCTGCGATCCGGCGGCAACTCCGGGATTTTTGTCTGGGCCACGCCGGAATCGATCCAGACGCTCGCGGAGGGCAAAGGCAAAGGCAGGCTGCCCACCGGCGTCGAAGTGCAGGTCCTTGATCATGGCTACAAGGAGCAATACGAGAAAACCGGAAACCGGAAGGCGGACTGGTTCACGACCAACGGCGATGTGTTCCCGACGGGGTCCACAAAAATGGAGCCGTTCCCGCCGGTGTCGCCGAACGGCCAGCGGAGTTTTCCGCGAAAGAACCTCAGCAAGGGCGTGGGCGAGTGGAACCATTACTACGTGCGCGCGGTCAACGGCGAAGTCCGATTGTGGGTCAATGGCGAGGAAGTCTCCGGCGGCACGAACATCAAACCGGCGACTGGTTATCTTTGCCTGGAATCCGAAGGCGCGCCGATCGAGTTCAAAGAGATTCACATCCGCGAATTGCCGTAG